Proteins encoded within one genomic window of Glandiceps talaboti chromosome 3, keGlaTala1.1, whole genome shotgun sequence:
- the LOC144433098 gene encoding steroid 17-alpha-hydroxylase/17,20 lyase-like, whose translation MSNRPKLPKTYPKGPPGWPVIGNLLQLGSQPHLKLTEWSRQYGSVYSLNLFKTRVVVLNSYKALSEAMVDRKTDFAGRPHDFISWEIMTGYKAFSTMDYDEFWKVVRKSTHTALRVQGTERWSEVITMQVDKLIDKLSERGSSPCDPRLPLSLVAFNIVSEIAHKRSYEEDDQEFVDFIQANSDLFRNLVGCSPVDYARWLKPFFKSQLDRLQKGAVYRAKYMEDRVRARKEKLNSANPPRDAIDMMLIAQENFQNNPTSGISAELFDDKVVVQSVMDFIAAGSETIVASIEWFLIEMMLNPEIQKKIHQEIDDVVGVDRRPVYADHDNLPYLKAAMYESLRLHSIGPLSVFHRTLCTTSVNGCQIPDDTLIIPNHWAIDHDPDIFEDPYVFRPGRFIDGNTGRCVSFNEMNFTPFGMGRRVCLGEMLAKMEYFLIAANLLHQFEVTESVVHGKPSTEGVLGLTYNPKPFKMLVGKRNSQK comes from the exons ATGTCAAACAGACCTAAATTACCTAAAACCTACCCTAAAGGTCCACCTGGTTGGCCAGTGATCGGTAACTTACTACAACTTGGATCACAACCACACTTGAAGCTGACTGAATGGAGTCGCCAGTACG GCTCTGTATACAGTTTGAACCTATTCAAAACTCGTGTCGTGGTTTTGAATTCTTACAAGGCGTTGTCTGAAGCAATGGttgacagaaagacagactTTGCAGGTCGTCCACATGATTTCATATCCTGGGAGATTATGACAGGGTATAAAGCGTTCTCCACCATGGATTACGATGAATTTTGGAAAGTGGTGAGGAAGAGTACACATACTGCTTTACGTGTACAAGGTACAGAGAGATGGAGTGAGGTCATCACAATGCAGGTAGACAAGCTGATAG ATAAGCTCTCTGAAAGAGGAAGCTCACCTTGTGATCCCCGTTTACCATTGAGCTTGGTTGCCTTCAATATCGTATCTGAAATCGCTCATAAGCGGTCCTATGAAGAAGACGACCAAGAATTTGTTGACTTTATTCAGGCGAATAGCGACCTTTTCAGAAATCTTGTTGGATGCTCTCCCGTCG actatGCCAGATGGTTAAAGCCCTTTTTCAAATCACAACTTGATAGGTTACAGAAAGGGGCAGTCTACCGAGCCAAGTATATGGAAGACAGAGTAAGGGCACGAAAAGAGAAACTTAACAGTGCGAACCCCCCACGTGATGCGATTGATATGATGTTAATAGCCCAGGAAAACTTCCAGAATAATCCCACATCTGGGATTTCAGCAGAGCTCTTTGATGATAAGGTTGTTGTACAAAGTGTGATGGACTTTATTGCTGCAG GGTCTGAAACTATCGTAGCTTCCATTGAGTGGTTCCTCATAGAAATGATGTTAAATCCTGAAATACAGAAGAAAATCCACCAAGAAATCGATGACGTCGTTGGTGTTGATCGTCGTCCAGTGTATGCTGATCACGACAATTTACCTTATCTAAAGGCTGCTATGTACGAATCTTTACGTTTACACTCAATAGGGCCTCTCAGTGTCTTCCATCGTACACTGTGTACCACATCTGTCAATGGATGTCAAATTCCTGATGACACACTCATCATCCCAAATCATTGGGCCATAGATCACGATCCAGATATTTTCGAAGATCCTTATGTTTTCAGACCAGGGCGATTTATTGATGGTAACACGGGTAGATGTGTCTCTTTTAATGAGATGAATTTTACTCCTTTTGGTATGGGTAGACGAGTATGCCTTGGAGAAATGTTGGCAAAAATGGAGTATTTCTTGATTGCTGCTAATTTACTGCATCAATTTGAAGTCACAGAGTCTGTGGTCCATGGTAAACCTTCCACAGAAGGTGTGCTTGGTTTAACATATAAtccaaaacctttcaaaatgttAGTAGGAAAACGAAACAGCCAGAAGTAG
- the LOC144433099 gene encoding steroid 17-alpha-hydroxylase/17,20 lyase-like codes for MLTEAVLAVIAIIFILIARMSNRPKLPKTYPKGPPGWPVIGNLLQLGSQPHLKLTEWSRQYGSVYSLNLCKTRVVVLNSYKALSEAMVDRKADFAGRPRDFISMEITTGYKAFSTMDYDEFCKVVRKSAHTALRVNGTERWSEVITMQVDKLIDKLSERGSSPCDPHLPLSLVAFNTVSEITQKRSYEEDDQEFVDFIQSNEDLLRNLVGCSPVDYARWLKPFFKSQLDRLQKAAAYRVEYMEGRIRARKEKFNSTNPPRDAIDMMLIAKETFQNNPTSGISAELFDDKVVVQSVMDFFSAGIKYDANNAFATARALSLFWDICLFFTGSETIVSSMKWFLVEMMLNPEIQRKIHQEIDDVVGVDRRPVYADHDNLPYLKAAMYESLRLHSIAPLSVLHRTLCTTSVIGCQIPDDTLIIPNHWAIDHDPDTFEDPYVFRPGRFIDGNTGRCVSFNEMNFTPFGMGRRVCLGEMLAKIEYFLIAANLLHQFEVTESVVHGKPSIEGVLGLTYNPKPFKMTVERRNRQK; via the exons ATGTTGACCGAGGCCGTGTTAGCAGTTATCGCAATCATTTTCATCTTGATTGCCAGGATGTCAAACAGACCTAAATTACCTAAAACCTACCCTAAAGGTCCACCTGGTTGGCCAGTGATCGGTAACTTACTACAACTTGGATCACAACCACACTTGAAGCTGACTGAATGGAGTCGCCAGTACG GCTCTGTGTACAGTTTGAACCTGTGCAAAACTCGTGTTGTGGTTTTGAATTCTTACAAGGCGTTGTCTGAAGCAATGGTTGACAGAAAGGCGGACTTTGCAGGTCGTCCCCGTGATTTCATATCCATGGAGATTACGACAGGGTATAAAGCGTTCTCCACCATGGATTACGATGAATTTTGTAAAGTGGTGAGGAAGAGTGCACATACTGCTTTACGTGTAAACGGAACAGAGAGATGGAGTGAGGTCATCACAATGCAGGTAGACAAGCTGATAG ATAAGCTCTCTGAAAGAGGAAGCTCACCTTGTGATCCCCATTTACCATTGAGTTTGGTTGCCTTCAATACCGTATCTGAAATCACTCAAAAGCGGTCCTATGAAGAAGACGACCAAGAATTTGTTGACTTTATTCAGTCGAATGAGGACCTTCTCAGAAATCTTGTTGGATGCTCTCCCGTTG actatGCCAGATGGTTAAAGCCCTTCTTCAAATCACAACTTGATAGGTTACAGAAAGCAGCAGCCTACCGAGTCGAGTATATGGAAGGCAGAATAAGGGCACGTAAAGAAAAGTTTAACAGTACGAACCCCCCACGTGATGCGATTGATATGATGTTAATAGCTAAGGAAACCTTCCAAAATAATCCCACATCTGGGATTTCAGCAGAGCTCTTTGATGATAAGGTTGTTGTACAAAGTGTGATGGACTTTTTTTCTGCAG GTATTAAGTACGATGCAAATAATGCATTCGCTACTGCTCGAGCTCTATCATTATTTTGGGACATATGC TTATTTTTCACAGGGTCTGAAACTATCGTATCATCCATGAAGTGGTTCTTGGTGGAAATGATGTTAAATCCTGAAATACAGAGGAAAATCCACCAAGAAATCGATGACGTCGTTGGTGTTGATCGTCGTCCAGTGTATGCTGATCACGACAATTTACCTTATCTAAAGGCTGCTATGTACGAATCTTTGCGTTTACACTCAATAGCGCCTCTAAGTGTACTCCATCGTACACTGTGCACCACATCTGTCATTGGATGTCAAATTCCTGATGACACACTCATCATTCCAAATCATTGGGCCATAGATCACGATCCAGATACTTTCGAGGATCCTTATGTTTTCAGACCAGGGCGATTTATTGATGGTAACACGGGTAGATGTGTCTCTTTTAATGAGATGAATTTTACACCATTTGGTATGGGTAGACGAGTATGCCTTGGAgaaatgttggcaaaaattGAGTATTTCTTGATTGCTGCTAATTTACTGCATCAATTTGAGGTCACAGAGTCTGTGGTCCATGGTAAACCTTCAATAGAAGGTGTGCTTGGTTTAACATATAAtccaaaacctttcaaaatgacaGTAGAACGACGAAACAGACAGAAGTAG